A region from the Halomarina litorea genome encodes:
- the gvpO gene encoding gas vesicle protein GvpO, halophile-type produces MADDTEQCRALTEGGERCSRPARENGLCHQHDEDDPTVDDESDGSEESSESGGADGTDSSTDEERESEDMNEDTDESDTDESDTDESGDADGDVGLIEIRDTVRANATALIGHPLDAVVAIGADGDDGWRAVVEVVERSAVPDTEDILGRYEVYLDDGGNFQRYGRLDRYRRADTDVEAV; encoded by the coding sequence ATGGCCGACGACACGGAGCAGTGTCGGGCGCTCACGGAGGGCGGCGAGCGGTGCTCCCGTCCCGCCCGCGAGAACGGTCTCTGCCACCAGCACGACGAGGACGACCCGACCGTCGACGACGAGTCCGACGGGTCGGAGGAGTCGAGCGAGTCCGGTGGCGCCGACGGGACCGATAGCTCCACGGACGAGGAGCGCGAGAGTGAGGACATGAACGAGGACACCGACGAGTCCGATACCGACGAGTCCGATACCGACGAGTCCGGCGACGCGGACGGCGACGTCGGCCTCATCGAGATACGTGACACCGTCCGCGCCAACGCGACGGCGCTCATCGGCCACCCCCTCGACGCCGTCGTGGCCATCGGGGCCGACGGCGACGACGGCTGGCGGGCCGTCGTCGAGGTGGTCGAGCGCTCGGCGGTCCCCGACACCGAGGACATCCTCGGGCGATACGAGGTGTACCTCGACGACGGGGGGAACTTCCAGCGCTACGGGCGACTGGACCGCTACCGGCGGGCCGACACCGACGTCGAGGCCGTCTAG
- the gvpA gene encoding gas vesicle protein GvpA, which yields MVQQTPGTASLAEVLDRILDKGIVIDIWARVSVVGIEILTVEARIVAASVDTFIHYAEQIAKVEQASQSGELEDLQDLETGTQAIPPRAAEIEHSAQ from the coding sequence ATGGTACAGCAGACACCGGGGACGGCGAGTCTGGCGGAGGTACTCGACCGCATCCTCGACAAAGGCATCGTCATCGACATCTGGGCCCGCGTCTCGGTGGTCGGCATCGAGATTCTGACCGTGGAGGCCCGTATCGTGGCGGCGTCGGTCGACACGTTCATCCACTACGCGGAACAGATCGCGAAGGTCGAGCAAGCGAGCCAGTCCGGGGAACTGGAGGACCTCCAGGACCTCGAGACTGGCACGCAGGCCATCCCGCCGCGGGCGGCCGAAATCGAACACTCGGCACAATGA
- a CDS encoding DUF447 domain-containing protein, protein MTDGESNALAGWPVAFEGVVESVVTTLGPNGRWNVAALGLHAPDADGPATARTWGRTRTWRNFRDRGEGYVQFTRDPVDFVEAACSVREADDPVLPSADAWAHVTVDSVDSGEDGGTTWEEWALSPVESGIERRVVPVTNRAHGAVVEATVAASRLDVPRYDSEELRERIRFFGEVVERCGGARHRAAWERFEELVDWR, encoded by the coding sequence ATGACCGACGGCGAGTCGAACGCGCTCGCGGGGTGGCCCGTCGCGTTCGAGGGGGTCGTCGAGTCCGTCGTGACGACGCTCGGCCCGAACGGGCGCTGGAACGTCGCCGCCCTCGGCTTGCACGCACCCGACGCTGACGGTCCCGCCACGGCGCGCACGTGGGGGCGCACCCGGACGTGGCGCAACTTCCGCGACCGCGGCGAGGGCTACGTCCAGTTCACGCGCGACCCGGTCGACTTCGTAGAGGCCGCGTGTTCGGTCCGCGAGGCGGACGACCCGGTGCTCCCGAGTGCCGACGCGTGGGCGCACGTCACCGTCGACTCCGTCGACTCGGGCGAGGACGGCGGGACGACGTGGGAGGAGTGGGCGCTCTCGCCGGTCGAATCGGGCATCGAGCGACGGGTCGTCCCCGTGACGAACCGGGCGCACGGGGCGGTGGTGGAAGCGACCGTCGCGGCCTCACGGCTCGACGTACCGAGGTACGACAGCGAAGAACTCCGCGAGCGCATCCGCTTTTTCGGGGAGGTCGTCGAACGGTGCGGCGGCGCGCGCCACCGCGCCGCGTGGGAGCGCTTCGAGGAACTGGTCGACTGGCGCTAG
- a CDS encoding triphosphoribosyl-dephospho-CoA synthase encodes MSRRSHAQHAELALLLEVTGTPKPGNVDRQRDHDDLRFEHFVAGAVGSAPGLRLAAGNASLGLAFERGVFGMADQTAGNTQFGALLLLVPLVRAASRGSLDREGVERVVESTTVADACEFYRAFEHVDVAVSDPPGDLAALDVRRGSEAIPALRGRGLTLSDLMAESREVDGVAEEWAAGFPRTFEAAEWILDDERPVPDRAARAFLRLLADRPDTFVEKQRDAATAREATERARAALAGETDPEELAEAFVAEGVNPGTTADLIAAALYVALERGLAV; translated from the coding sequence ATGAGTCGCCGGAGCCACGCCCAGCACGCGGAACTCGCCCTCCTGCTGGAGGTGACGGGGACGCCGAAACCTGGCAACGTGGACCGCCAGCGCGACCACGACGACCTGCGCTTCGAGCACTTCGTGGCCGGCGCGGTGGGGAGCGCCCCCGGCCTGCGCCTCGCGGCGGGGAACGCCTCCCTCGGCCTCGCCTTCGAGCGCGGGGTGTTCGGCATGGCGGACCAGACCGCCGGCAACACGCAGTTCGGCGCATTACTGCTGCTGGTCCCCCTCGTCCGGGCGGCGAGTCGCGGGTCGCTCGACCGAGAGGGCGTCGAACGGGTCGTCGAGTCCACCACCGTCGCCGACGCCTGCGAGTTCTACCGCGCCTTCGAGCACGTCGACGTGGCCGTGAGCGACCCGCCCGGAGACCTCGCCGCCCTCGACGTGCGACGCGGGAGCGAGGCGATTCCGGCACTCCGGGGGCGCGGCCTGACCCTCTCGGACCTCATGGCCGAGAGCCGCGAGGTGGACGGCGTCGCCGAGGAGTGGGCGGCGGGCTTTCCCCGGACGTTCGAGGCCGCGGAGTGGATTCTCGACGACGAGAGACCCGTCCCGGACCGGGCCGCGCGAGCGTTCCTCCGACTGCTGGCCGACCGGCCGGACACGTTCGTCGAGAAACAGCGCGACGCGGCGACGGCCCGCGAGGCGACCGAACGGGCACGGGCAGCGCTCGCGGGGGAGACGGACCCCGAGGAACTGGCCGAGGCGTTCGTCGCCGAGGGCGTCAACCCCGGCACGACGGCTGATCTGATCGCGGCGGCCCTCTACGTCGCCCTCGAACGGGGGCTGGCGGTATGA